Proteins encoded together in one Venturia canescens isolate UGA chromosome 10, ASM1945775v1, whole genome shotgun sequence window:
- the LOC122416900 gene encoding valine--tRNA ligase, mitochondrial-like isoform X3, whose protein sequence is MSIYRCKLFNNNKCFISSTYSKTNVIRLNNFRCSIYLQRSCNKNERSAEIANSYTWTDSEYWDNVWKERQYFLPKNNEKDHFKMILPPPNVTGVLHLGHALTCTIQDVLARWHRMRGKSVIWVPGLDHAGIATQAIVEKYLGRTKGVNRHELGKDEFLSCIGKWKEEKSNTIRNQLKAMGMSLDWSREFFTMSKQGLLYRNKALVNWSTSLGSTISDMEIEHVHVTQRKDFLVPGYPKKIPFGLIAKVTLNLLDSKEHVTIATTRIETMPGDVAIAVHPEDPRYSRFIGQRVWHPIRETPIPIIGESSVQQGFGTGVVKVTPAHHHGDFDIAKRHNLDIIDVIGSDGNMTANAGRFEGLRRFEAREQILDELAEQGALKSLENHEMMVPVCSRSGDVVEYLLREQWFLRTEEMAKQAIEAVENGSLKINPPEWAQVWCDWLKINRDWCVSRQIWWGHRIPAYRNENGDWIIARSRQEALQQLLQKGNHEYADLKIEQDPDVLDTWFSSALLPLTAMGWPNPKFEKFFPLSLMETGHDIIFLWVARMVMLGMKLTNTMPFKEVLFHGVLCDAHGKKMSKSQGNAIRPEHVINGISLEELNAEAEKNAENGILSNEELKRTLVANKKMFPDGIPACGSDALRMTLCAHNIKNSRISFNVIECRTNNHFCNKIWQATKFVLRTTENCGKHVKKPEHLSNVDRWILSRLSRMVTEVNDAFENRNFYKAVSALKQFFYYEFCDFFLEATKPVFKSEQREIMESHWYSLAKCLEVSLRALAPITPYLSEDLYARCAEKLPNIFLSLPSLLEASFPKSTDDFGAPRDLELEIIFNQILDVVKAIRNALTHVAKRSDAEIHIVTDVSGSLNHFAENLNFIAAVTRIQNIRVFPSNKYESRENSVLFDIDGSECRIFLLLTSKSSIALVREKMEKKHAQYEKKMANFHRLTKSAPKSEDEVIQDHEKMKNLDMKLR, encoded by the exons atgtcTATTTATCGGTGTAAATTATTTAATAacaataaatgttttatttcgaGCACATATTCGAAGACGAATGTAATTCGTCTCAATAATTTCAGATGTAGCATTTATTTGCAAAGAAGTTGTAACAAAAACGAGCGTTCAGCCG AAATAGCAAATTCATATACGTGGACAGATTCTGAATATTGGGACAATGTCTGGAAAGAAAGACAGTATTTCTTAccgaaaaacaacgaaaaggaccattttaaaatgattttgCCACCACCTAATGTTACAGGGGTTCTTCATTTGGGACATGCCCTGACTTGCACCATACAAGATGTTCTTGCTCGATG GCACCGAATGAGAGGAAAATCTGTAATTTGGGTACCAGGTTTGGACCATGCAGGGATAGCGACTCAAGCTattgtagaaaaatatttaggAAGAACGAAAGGAGTCAATAGACATGAACTAGGCAAAGACGAGTTTCTTTCTTGTATTGGAAaatggaaagaagaaaaaagtaatacAATAAGAAATCAGTTGAAAGCTATGGGTATGAGTTTGGATTGGAGTAGAGAATTCTTTACAATGAGCAAG CAGGGTCTTTTGTACAGAAACAAAGCTCTAGTCAATTGGTCAACGAGTCTTGGCAGCACGATTTCCGACATGGAAATTGAACATGTTCATGTTACTCAAAGAAAAGATTTTCTTGTGCCAGGCTatccaaaaaaaataccaTTCGGCCTGATAGCAAAAGTGACTTTAAATTTGCTAGATTCGA AGGAACACGTAACGATTGCAACAACGCGAATAGAAACGATGCCAGGGGATGTTGCAATCGCTGTCCACCCGGAAGATCCAAGATATTCTCGTTTCATTGGTCAGCGAGTCTGGCATCCGATTAGAGAAACTCCCATACCCATCATAGGAGAATCTTCTGTACAGCAAGGTTTTGGCACAGGAGTTGTGAAAGTTACTCCTGCTCATCATCATGGCGATTTTGATATAGCAAAACGACATAATTTGGATATTATTGATGTGATCGGATCTGATGGAAATATGACTGCCAATGCGGGACGTTTTGAG GGTCTGAGAAGATTCGAAGCACGAGAACAAATTTTGGATGAATTGGCGGAGCAAGGAGCGTtgaaaagtttggaaaatcaCGAGATGATGGTTCCGGTTTGTTCTCGATCGGGTGACGTTGTCGAATATCTCTTAAGGGAGCAATGGTTTTTAAGGACTGAAGAAATGGCAAAACAGGCCATTGAGGCTGTTGAAAACGGATCATTGAAAATCAATCCACCAGAATGGGCACAAGTTTGGTGCGATTGGCTCAAAATTAATAG AGATTGGTGCGTATCTCGACAAATCTGGTGGGGTCATAGAATTCCAGCTTATCGTAATGAAAACGGCGATTGGATAATCGCGCGATCCCGGCAAGAAGCTCTTCAGCAACTTCTTCAAAAAGGAAATCACGAATACGCTGATTTGAAAATAGAACAAGATCCGGATGTTCTGGACACATGGTTCTCATCGGCACTCCTTCCCTTAACCGCTATGGGTTGGCCCAATCCA aaatttgagaaattcttTCCTCTCAGTCTTATGGAGACCGGACATGATATCATATTCCTATGGGTCGCCAGGATGGTCATGTTGGGAATGAAACTCACAAACACAATGCCTTTCAAG GAAGTGTTATTTCATGGGGTTTTGTGCGACGCTCATggcaaaaaaatgtcaaaaagtcAAGGCAACGCCATCAGGCCAGAGCATGTAATAAACGGTATCAGTCTTGAAGAACTTAATGCCGAAGCTGagaaaaatgctgaaaatggTATTTTGAGTAACGAAGAACTCAAGAGAACCTTGGTggccaataaaaaaatgtttcctgaTGGCATACCGGCATGTGGATCGGACGCACTACGTATGACTTTGTGCGCACACAATATTAAAA ACAGTCGAATAAGTTTCAACGTGATCGAGTGCCGAACGAACAATCACTTTTGTAACAAAATATGGCAAGCGACAAAATTCGTTTTACGAACGACAGAAAACTGTGGAAAACATGTGAAAAAACCTGAACACTTAAGTAACGTTGATCGATGGATACTCAGCCGATTGAGTCGCATGGTTACCGAAGTTAacgatgcatttgagaatagaaacttttataAAGCAGTATCGGcattaaaacaatttttctattacgaattttgcgatttttttctg GAAGCAACAAAGCCAGTTTTCAAGAGCGAACAACGGGAAATAATGGAAAGCCACTGGTACAGCCTTGCCAAATGTCTCGAGGTTTCTCTAAGAGCTCTTGCACCAATCACTCCTTATTTATCCGAAGATTTATACGCTCGATGCGCTGAAAAGTTGCCAAACATCTTCTTATCCTTGCCTTCGCTGCTTGAGGCCTCTTTCCCGAAGAGCACCGATGACTTTGGtgcacccagagatcttgaacTCGAAATCATATTCAATCAGATTCTCGATGTTGTGAAAGCAATCAGAAACGCTCTTACGCATGTGGCTAAAAGATCTGACGCGGAAA TTCATATTGTCACTGACGTCTCCGGGAGCTTGAATCATTTCGCAGAgaatttaaattttatcgcAGCTGTGACAAGAATTCAAAACATCCGAGTATTTCCATCGAATAAATATGAGTCAAGAGAAAACAGTGTTTTGTTCGATATCGATGGATCCGAATGTCGGATATTTCTACTGCTCACCAGTAAATCATCCATTGCACtcgtgagagagaaaatggagaaaaaacatgcacagtatgaaaaaaaaatggcgaatttTCACAGACTGACTAAATCTGCACCGAAATCCGAGGATGAAGTGATTCAGGATCATGAGAAG atgaaaaatttggatatGAAATTAAGATGA
- the LOC122416900 gene encoding valine--tRNA ligase, mitochondrial-like isoform X1, translating into MSIYRCKLFNNNKCFISSTYSKTNVIRLNNFRCSIYLQRSCNKNERSAEIANSYTWTDSEYWDNVWKERQYFLPKNNEKDHFKMILPPPNVTGVLHLGHALTCTIQDVLARWHRMRGKSVIWVPGLDHAGIATQAIVEKYLGRTKGVNRHELGKDEFLSCIGKWKEEKSNTIRNQLKAMGMSLDWSREFFTMSKEHSEAVTEAFFIMSQQGLLYRNKALVNWSTSLGSTISDMEIEHVHVTQRKDFLVPGYPKKIPFGLIAKVTLNLLDSKEHVTIATTRIETMPGDVAIAVHPEDPRYSRFIGQRVWHPIRETPIPIIGESSVQQGFGTGVVKVTPAHHHGDFDIAKRHNLDIIDVIGSDGNMTANAGRFEGLRRFEAREQILDELAEQGALKSLENHEMMVPVCSRSGDVVEYLLREQWFLRTEEMAKQAIEAVENGSLKINPPEWAQVWCDWLKINRDWCVSRQIWWGHRIPAYRNENGDWIIARSRQEALQQLLQKGNHEYADLKIEQDPDVLDTWFSSALLPLTAMGWPNPKFEKFFPLSLMETGHDIIFLWVARMVMLGMKLTNTMPFKEVLFHGVLCDAHGKKMSKSQGNAIRPEHVINGISLEELNAEAEKNAENGILSNEELKRTLVANKKMFPDGIPACGSDALRMTLCAHNIKNSRISFNVIECRTNNHFCNKIWQATKFVLRTTENCGKHVKKPEHLSNVDRWILSRLSRMVTEVNDAFENRNFYKAVSALKQFFYYEFCDFFLEATKPVFKSEQREIMESHWYSLAKCLEVSLRALAPITPYLSEDLYARCAEKLPNIFLSLPSLLEASFPKSTDDFGAPRDLELEIIFNQILDVVKAIRNALTHVAKRSDAEIHIVTDVSGSLNHFAENLNFIAAVTRIQNIRVFPSNKYESRENSVLFDIDGSECRIFLLLTSKSSIALVREKMEKKHAQYEKKMANFHRLTKSAPKSEDEVIQDHEKMKNLDMKLR; encoded by the exons atgtcTATTTATCGGTGTAAATTATTTAATAacaataaatgttttatttcgaGCACATATTCGAAGACGAATGTAATTCGTCTCAATAATTTCAGATGTAGCATTTATTTGCAAAGAAGTTGTAACAAAAACGAGCGTTCAGCCG AAATAGCAAATTCATATACGTGGACAGATTCTGAATATTGGGACAATGTCTGGAAAGAAAGACAGTATTTCTTAccgaaaaacaacgaaaaggaccattttaaaatgattttgCCACCACCTAATGTTACAGGGGTTCTTCATTTGGGACATGCCCTGACTTGCACCATACAAGATGTTCTTGCTCGATG GCACCGAATGAGAGGAAAATCTGTAATTTGGGTACCAGGTTTGGACCATGCAGGGATAGCGACTCAAGCTattgtagaaaaatatttaggAAGAACGAAAGGAGTCAATAGACATGAACTAGGCAAAGACGAGTTTCTTTCTTGTATTGGAAaatggaaagaagaaaaaagtaatacAATAAGAAATCAGTTGAAAGCTATGGGTATGAGTTTGGATTGGAGTAGAGAATTCTTTACAATGAGCAAG GAGCATTCCGAAGCAGTAACAGAagctttttttatcatgagcCAGCAGGGTCTTTTGTACAGAAACAAAGCTCTAGTCAATTGGTCAACGAGTCTTGGCAGCACGATTTCCGACATGGAAATTGAACATGTTCATGTTACTCAAAGAAAAGATTTTCTTGTGCCAGGCTatccaaaaaaaataccaTTCGGCCTGATAGCAAAAGTGACTTTAAATTTGCTAGATTCGA AGGAACACGTAACGATTGCAACAACGCGAATAGAAACGATGCCAGGGGATGTTGCAATCGCTGTCCACCCGGAAGATCCAAGATATTCTCGTTTCATTGGTCAGCGAGTCTGGCATCCGATTAGAGAAACTCCCATACCCATCATAGGAGAATCTTCTGTACAGCAAGGTTTTGGCACAGGAGTTGTGAAAGTTACTCCTGCTCATCATCATGGCGATTTTGATATAGCAAAACGACATAATTTGGATATTATTGATGTGATCGGATCTGATGGAAATATGACTGCCAATGCGGGACGTTTTGAG GGTCTGAGAAGATTCGAAGCACGAGAACAAATTTTGGATGAATTGGCGGAGCAAGGAGCGTtgaaaagtttggaaaatcaCGAGATGATGGTTCCGGTTTGTTCTCGATCGGGTGACGTTGTCGAATATCTCTTAAGGGAGCAATGGTTTTTAAGGACTGAAGAAATGGCAAAACAGGCCATTGAGGCTGTTGAAAACGGATCATTGAAAATCAATCCACCAGAATGGGCACAAGTTTGGTGCGATTGGCTCAAAATTAATAG AGATTGGTGCGTATCTCGACAAATCTGGTGGGGTCATAGAATTCCAGCTTATCGTAATGAAAACGGCGATTGGATAATCGCGCGATCCCGGCAAGAAGCTCTTCAGCAACTTCTTCAAAAAGGAAATCACGAATACGCTGATTTGAAAATAGAACAAGATCCGGATGTTCTGGACACATGGTTCTCATCGGCACTCCTTCCCTTAACCGCTATGGGTTGGCCCAATCCA aaatttgagaaattcttTCCTCTCAGTCTTATGGAGACCGGACATGATATCATATTCCTATGGGTCGCCAGGATGGTCATGTTGGGAATGAAACTCACAAACACAATGCCTTTCAAG GAAGTGTTATTTCATGGGGTTTTGTGCGACGCTCATggcaaaaaaatgtcaaaaagtcAAGGCAACGCCATCAGGCCAGAGCATGTAATAAACGGTATCAGTCTTGAAGAACTTAATGCCGAAGCTGagaaaaatgctgaaaatggTATTTTGAGTAACGAAGAACTCAAGAGAACCTTGGTggccaataaaaaaatgtttcctgaTGGCATACCGGCATGTGGATCGGACGCACTACGTATGACTTTGTGCGCACACAATATTAAAA ACAGTCGAATAAGTTTCAACGTGATCGAGTGCCGAACGAACAATCACTTTTGTAACAAAATATGGCAAGCGACAAAATTCGTTTTACGAACGACAGAAAACTGTGGAAAACATGTGAAAAAACCTGAACACTTAAGTAACGTTGATCGATGGATACTCAGCCGATTGAGTCGCATGGTTACCGAAGTTAacgatgcatttgagaatagaaacttttataAAGCAGTATCGGcattaaaacaatttttctattacgaattttgcgatttttttctg GAAGCAACAAAGCCAGTTTTCAAGAGCGAACAACGGGAAATAATGGAAAGCCACTGGTACAGCCTTGCCAAATGTCTCGAGGTTTCTCTAAGAGCTCTTGCACCAATCACTCCTTATTTATCCGAAGATTTATACGCTCGATGCGCTGAAAAGTTGCCAAACATCTTCTTATCCTTGCCTTCGCTGCTTGAGGCCTCTTTCCCGAAGAGCACCGATGACTTTGGtgcacccagagatcttgaacTCGAAATCATATTCAATCAGATTCTCGATGTTGTGAAAGCAATCAGAAACGCTCTTACGCATGTGGCTAAAAGATCTGACGCGGAAA TTCATATTGTCACTGACGTCTCCGGGAGCTTGAATCATTTCGCAGAgaatttaaattttatcgcAGCTGTGACAAGAATTCAAAACATCCGAGTATTTCCATCGAATAAATATGAGTCAAGAGAAAACAGTGTTTTGTTCGATATCGATGGATCCGAATGTCGGATATTTCTACTGCTCACCAGTAAATCATCCATTGCACtcgtgagagagaaaatggagaaaaaacatgcacagtatgaaaaaaaaatggcgaatttTCACAGACTGACTAAATCTGCACCGAAATCCGAGGATGAAGTGATTCAGGATCATGAGAAG atgaaaaatttggatatGAAATTAAGATGA
- the LOC122416900 gene encoding valine--tRNA ligase, mitochondrial-like isoform X2, with protein sequence MSIYRCKLFNNNKCFISSTYSKTNVIRLNNFRCSIYLQRSCNKNERSAEIANSYTWTDSEYWDNVWKERQYFLPKNNEKDHFKMILPPPNVTGVLHLGHALTCTIQDVLARWHRMRGKSVIWVPGLDHAGIATQAIVEKYLGRTKGVNRHELGKDEFLSCIGKWKEEKSNTIRNQLKAMGMSLDWSREFFTMSKEHSEAVTEAFFIMSQQGLLYRNKALVNWSTSLGSTISDMEIEHVHVTQRKDFLVPGYPKKIPFGLIAKVTLNLLDSKEHVTIATTRIETMPGDVAIAVHPEDPRYSRFIGQRVWHPIRETPIPIIGESSVQQGFGTGVVKVTPAHHHGDFDIAKRHNLDIIDVIGSDGNMTANAGRFEGLRRFEAREQILDELAEQGALKSLENHEMMVPVCSRSGDVVEYLLREQWFLRTEEMAKQAIEAVENGSLKINPPEWAQVWCDWLKINRDWCVSRQIWWGHRIPAYRNENGDWIIARSRQEALQQLLQKGNHEYADLKIEQDPDVLDTWFSSALLPLTAMGWPNPKFEKFFPLSLMETGHDIIFLWVARMVMLGMKLTNTMPFKEVLFHGVLCDAHGKKMSKSQGNAIRPEHVINGISLEELNAEAEKNAENGILSNEELKRTLVANKKMFPDGIPACGSDALRMTLCAHNIKNSRISFNVIECRTNNHFCNKIWQATKFVLRTTENCGKHVKKPEHLSNVDRWILSRLSRMVTEVNDAFENRNFYKAVSALKQFFYYEFCDFFLEATKPVFKSEQREIMESHWYSLAKCLEVSLRALAPITPYLSEDLYARCAEKLPNIFLSLPSLLEASFPKSTDDFGAPRDLELEIIFNQILDVVKAIRNALTHVAKRSDAEIHIVTDVSGSLNHFAENLNFIAAVTRIQNIRVFPSNKYESRENSVLFDIDGSECRIFLLLTSKSSIALVREKMEKKHAQYEKKMANFHRLTKSAPKSEDEVIQDHEKVRIDR encoded by the exons atgtcTATTTATCGGTGTAAATTATTTAATAacaataaatgttttatttcgaGCACATATTCGAAGACGAATGTAATTCGTCTCAATAATTTCAGATGTAGCATTTATTTGCAAAGAAGTTGTAACAAAAACGAGCGTTCAGCCG AAATAGCAAATTCATATACGTGGACAGATTCTGAATATTGGGACAATGTCTGGAAAGAAAGACAGTATTTCTTAccgaaaaacaacgaaaaggaccattttaaaatgattttgCCACCACCTAATGTTACAGGGGTTCTTCATTTGGGACATGCCCTGACTTGCACCATACAAGATGTTCTTGCTCGATG GCACCGAATGAGAGGAAAATCTGTAATTTGGGTACCAGGTTTGGACCATGCAGGGATAGCGACTCAAGCTattgtagaaaaatatttaggAAGAACGAAAGGAGTCAATAGACATGAACTAGGCAAAGACGAGTTTCTTTCTTGTATTGGAAaatggaaagaagaaaaaagtaatacAATAAGAAATCAGTTGAAAGCTATGGGTATGAGTTTGGATTGGAGTAGAGAATTCTTTACAATGAGCAAG GAGCATTCCGAAGCAGTAACAGAagctttttttatcatgagcCAGCAGGGTCTTTTGTACAGAAACAAAGCTCTAGTCAATTGGTCAACGAGTCTTGGCAGCACGATTTCCGACATGGAAATTGAACATGTTCATGTTACTCAAAGAAAAGATTTTCTTGTGCCAGGCTatccaaaaaaaataccaTTCGGCCTGATAGCAAAAGTGACTTTAAATTTGCTAGATTCGA AGGAACACGTAACGATTGCAACAACGCGAATAGAAACGATGCCAGGGGATGTTGCAATCGCTGTCCACCCGGAAGATCCAAGATATTCTCGTTTCATTGGTCAGCGAGTCTGGCATCCGATTAGAGAAACTCCCATACCCATCATAGGAGAATCTTCTGTACAGCAAGGTTTTGGCACAGGAGTTGTGAAAGTTACTCCTGCTCATCATCATGGCGATTTTGATATAGCAAAACGACATAATTTGGATATTATTGATGTGATCGGATCTGATGGAAATATGACTGCCAATGCGGGACGTTTTGAG GGTCTGAGAAGATTCGAAGCACGAGAACAAATTTTGGATGAATTGGCGGAGCAAGGAGCGTtgaaaagtttggaaaatcaCGAGATGATGGTTCCGGTTTGTTCTCGATCGGGTGACGTTGTCGAATATCTCTTAAGGGAGCAATGGTTTTTAAGGACTGAAGAAATGGCAAAACAGGCCATTGAGGCTGTTGAAAACGGATCATTGAAAATCAATCCACCAGAATGGGCACAAGTTTGGTGCGATTGGCTCAAAATTAATAG AGATTGGTGCGTATCTCGACAAATCTGGTGGGGTCATAGAATTCCAGCTTATCGTAATGAAAACGGCGATTGGATAATCGCGCGATCCCGGCAAGAAGCTCTTCAGCAACTTCTTCAAAAAGGAAATCACGAATACGCTGATTTGAAAATAGAACAAGATCCGGATGTTCTGGACACATGGTTCTCATCGGCACTCCTTCCCTTAACCGCTATGGGTTGGCCCAATCCA aaatttgagaaattcttTCCTCTCAGTCTTATGGAGACCGGACATGATATCATATTCCTATGGGTCGCCAGGATGGTCATGTTGGGAATGAAACTCACAAACACAATGCCTTTCAAG GAAGTGTTATTTCATGGGGTTTTGTGCGACGCTCATggcaaaaaaatgtcaaaaagtcAAGGCAACGCCATCAGGCCAGAGCATGTAATAAACGGTATCAGTCTTGAAGAACTTAATGCCGAAGCTGagaaaaatgctgaaaatggTATTTTGAGTAACGAAGAACTCAAGAGAACCTTGGTggccaataaaaaaatgtttcctgaTGGCATACCGGCATGTGGATCGGACGCACTACGTATGACTTTGTGCGCACACAATATTAAAA ACAGTCGAATAAGTTTCAACGTGATCGAGTGCCGAACGAACAATCACTTTTGTAACAAAATATGGCAAGCGACAAAATTCGTTTTACGAACGACAGAAAACTGTGGAAAACATGTGAAAAAACCTGAACACTTAAGTAACGTTGATCGATGGATACTCAGCCGATTGAGTCGCATGGTTACCGAAGTTAacgatgcatttgagaatagaaacttttataAAGCAGTATCGGcattaaaacaatttttctattacgaattttgcgatttttttctg GAAGCAACAAAGCCAGTTTTCAAGAGCGAACAACGGGAAATAATGGAAAGCCACTGGTACAGCCTTGCCAAATGTCTCGAGGTTTCTCTAAGAGCTCTTGCACCAATCACTCCTTATTTATCCGAAGATTTATACGCTCGATGCGCTGAAAAGTTGCCAAACATCTTCTTATCCTTGCCTTCGCTGCTTGAGGCCTCTTTCCCGAAGAGCACCGATGACTTTGGtgcacccagagatcttgaacTCGAAATCATATTCAATCAGATTCTCGATGTTGTGAAAGCAATCAGAAACGCTCTTACGCATGTGGCTAAAAGATCTGACGCGGAAA TTCATATTGTCACTGACGTCTCCGGGAGCTTGAATCATTTCGCAGAgaatttaaattttatcgcAGCTGTGACAAGAATTCAAAACATCCGAGTATTTCCATCGAATAAATATGAGTCAAGAGAAAACAGTGTTTTGTTCGATATCGATGGATCCGAATGTCGGATATTTCTACTGCTCACCAGTAAATCATCCATTGCACtcgtgagagagaaaatggagaaaaaacatgcacagtatgaaaaaaaaatggcgaatttTCACAGACTGACTAAATCTGCACCGAAATCCGAGGATGAAGTGATTCAGGATCATGAGAAGGTTCGCATAGACAGATGA
- the mbf1 gene encoding endothelial differentiation-related factor 1 homolog produces MSDWDTVPITLRKRVTKGAAAKSEKAINTARRQGQAIDTQVKWGGGANKQHVTTKNTAKLDRETDELKHDTVPLDLGKLIQQGRQNKGMSQKDLATKVNEKAQVINDYEAGRGIPNQMVIGKIERVLGIKLRGKDRGKPLPPPGTKN; encoded by the exons atgtCAGATTGGGACACGGTACCAATCACATTGCGGAAACGCGTCACAAAAGGTGCCGCAGCAAAATCGGAAAAG GCAATTAACACAGCCCGCCGTCAAGGACAAGCCATTGACACTCAAGTAAAAT GGGGTGGTGGAGCAAACAAGCAGCATGTAACTACTAAAAATACTGCTAAGCTTGATAGAGAGACGGACGAATTAAAACACGACACTGTTCCTTTGGATTTGGGTAAACTGATTCAGCAAGGACGTCAGAATAAAGGGATGTCACAGAAAGATCTCGCTACA AAAGTGAACGAAAAGGCTCAAGTCATAAACGATTACGAGGCTGGAAGAGGAATTCCCAATCAGATGGTAATCGGTAAAATCGAGCGAGTACTTGGAATAAAGCTCAGGGGAAAAGACCGAGGCAAGCCCTTGCCGCCCCCTGGGACGAAGAATTAA
- the Prosbeta6 gene encoding proteasome subunit beta type-1 — MATVSEYQGRSLPDYDVQGAKKVHFSPYADNGGSVIALAGDDFCIIAADTRLSAGFSIYTREQQKLFPLSATTVLGCSGCWCDVLTLTRILAARMQMYKHEHQKDMTTPATAQMLSTVLYYKRFFPYYVSNVLAGLDENGKGCIYSYDPIGHCERSNYRAGGSAGALLQPLLDNQVGFKNQEGVEPSPLTQEKALSIIKDVFISAAERDIYTGDGISINIISKDGVKTESFALRKD; from the exons ATGGCTACAGTTAGCGAGTATCAGGGACGTTCTTTGCCCGATTACGATGTCCAAGGTGCaaaaaaagttcattttaGTCCTTATGCAGATAATGGAGG GAGCGTTATTGCGCTTGCCGGTGATGATTTTTGTATAATCGCTGCTGATACTCGTCTGAGTGCTGGATTTTCCATCTATACGCGTgaacaacaaaaattatttccacTTTCCGCTACTACGGTTTTGGGATGCTCCGGATGTTGGTGCGATGTTTTGACACTCACACGAATTTTGGCCGCTCGCATGCAG ATGTACAAGCATGAACATCAAAAAGACATGACAACTCCGGCAACAGCACAAATGCTTTCGACCGTACTTTACTACAAGAGATTTTTCCCCTATTACGTTTCAAACGTTCTTGCTGGATTGGATGAGAATGGTAAAGGCTGCATTTACAGTTATGATCCTATCGGTCACTGTGAAAGATCTAATTACCGAGCTGGAGGTTCGGCCGGAGCTCTTTTACAGCCTCTCCTTGACAATCAG GTTGGCTTCAAAAATCAAGAAGGTGTGGAGCCCTCTCCGTTGACACAAGAAAAAGCATTATCCATAATCAAGGATGTATTCATATCAGCGGCAGAGAGAGATATTTACACCGGCGATGGGATCAGTATCAACATTATAAGTAAAGACGGTGTGAAGACAGAAAGCTTTGCTCTTCGAAAGGACTAG